A region of the Methanobrevibacter ruminantium M1 genome:
TTAAGTCTTTAGGTTTGTCTTTCATCAAGAGCAATGCATCTTCGATTTTTTCAAGACCTTTGAATTTGTGGGTAACTAATAATTCAGGGTCTTGTCTGCCGCATAATGCAAGATCAGCAAGTCTTTCCATTCTTACTGCTCCACCAGGACATAATCCGTTTGTAATGTTGATGTTTGACATACCGCAACCCCATTCTACACGTGGGATTAATACATTGTCAGCACCACTTAAGTAGTTTACATTGGATACAGTTCCTCCTGCTTTTGCAGATTTAATTGCTTCAGCCCATGTGTTTTCTAAGTTACCACCTGCAATAACTACAGAGTCTACACCTGCACCATCGGTAAGTTCTCTTACTTGTTCATCGATAGGTCCGTTTTTGTAGTTGATTATGTCGGTTGCACCGTATTTTTTAGCAACTTCGACAGAAATAGGACGGGTACCTGCAGCGAATAATCTACCTGCACCTAAACATTTAGCACCAGCAATAGCAGAAAGACCTACTGCACCAATACCAATAACAAGTACAGTTCCACCTAATGGAATGTTAGCGTTTTCGGATCCCATCATACCAGTGGACCACATGTCGGTTAACATACATGCACCTTCGTCGGATAATCCGTCAGGGATGAAGGTTAAGTTTGCGTCAGCCATGTTTACGTGGAATCTTTCACCGAATACCCCGTCTTTGAAGTTGGAGAACTTCCAACCACCGAGAGGTTCGGTTGTTTGTGAAGGGAATCCTCTTTGAGCTGCTTCATCGTCCCAGTCAGGGGTGATAGCTGGAACAATTACACGGTCGCCAGGTTTGAATTTTTTGACCATGCTACCTACTTCAACTACTTCACCAACAGCTTCGTGACCTAAGATCATGTCTCTTCTGTCACCGATTGCACCTTCCCATACTGTGTGAATATCGGAAGTACATGGAGATACACAAGTTGGTTTAATAATAGCGTCCATAGGTCCACATTCAGGTACTTCTTTTTCTACCCAACCGATTTCATTGAGTCTTTTCATTGCAAATCCTTTAAAAGTTGCCATTTTAACACCTCAAAAATATAAAAATATTTAAAAAAAATCTATTCATTGTTTTCTAAAAACAAGAAAATAAAGATGTTTTAAATTATAAAAAACAGTGAAATCTTTAAAAAATAAAGATTTAAAACCTATTTAAAACAGTGATTTCCTAAAAATACAATATTAAATTGATTTATTTTAGAAAAAAATAGATTTTATATAAATACTTTCTAAATAAAGATTTAGAATAAACTATATATAAAATTTACTATTTATTTGTAGATTAAATTCAAATTAATGCTAAAATAGTGACTTATTAAGAAAAATAAGAGTTTATGATAATTTTTGATTTTCATGATGTCAATTTCAATCCAATCCGAAAAAACAATATTTAATTAAAAAAATTTAATAAAACAAAAAAATTCAAAACCAAAAATAAAAATCAAAACTTAACCCAAAAAAATAAAAAAGATACAAAAAAATCAAACAAAACAAAAAAATTCAAAACCAAAAATAAAAATCAAAACTTAACCCAAAAAAATGAAAATGATAGGGAAAAATTATACTAAACAAGAAAAATAATGAAAATGAAAATCAAAAACAAAGTCTTGATAAAAAAACAAGTTAGTGATAAAAATTCAAGTTGGTGATAAAATTATTTAAAAATTGAGGATTGAAAATTATTAAAATTGTTTAAAAAATAAAAATAAAGATATATATTTAAATAAATAAAAAATAAAGAACTAAATGATAAAAATGAGAAAAAATAAGATAGTAAACTAAAAAACAAAAAGTTCGAAAATAAAAAAAAGAAAAAATAACTGAGAAATAAAAAATTTAGATAAATAGATAAAAAAATAAAAAAGTGAATGAAATAAAAAAAAATTAAGATAAAAAAATAGCTAAAAAAAAGTGAATGAAATAAAAAAATTAAGATAAAAAAGTGAATGAAAAAAATTATTTTAAAATTTCATTCTTAAAGAACCTATAGAATCTATAGGCATCATTTAAATTTAAATCGTCTTCCAATAAAAGCATTTCAGAATTGTCAAATACAACATCATCAAAGAAAAGGTATAATGAAGCAAACTGATCTGAAACTGTAAAGAAGATATTTGGAAGGTCATCCACAATATAAAACTTGATCTTCTTATCTCTCACCAAGGACTTAATCTTATTGTCAGAGTCTGATTTAATTGACAAATCATAAATGTTCTTTGTAGTCACCAAATCCAAATAGCCATCATGTTCGATTATAGCGTCATTAACGGCATCATTGAAGATTTTAGAAAATACAGGCAATATCATGCAGATATATGTAGACTTTTTAATGTTTTCCAAGTATAGATTAATAGGCTTGGCAAAATCTGTAATGGTTGATTTAACTAATGTAGAGTTATTAAAGATGGATAATTCCTTTAGAAATTTGTTAGGAATTGATTTGATGGAATGATTTTCCCAAAATTCTCCATTAGACTCAATAGATCCCATATTATCCATTAGATTTTCCAGATTCTTTGCAACCAAAAATCCAGTAGATGATATGGCAAACAATTTATTTGGAAGCTTTGTAATTAATTTACAGGATTTTAATTCATTTAAACCTCTGGAAATATTGCCGGATTTTCTATTAATCTCAGACTCCAGCTCCTTAATTGATTTGCTGGATTCATATAGGCTAAACAATATTTTCAATCGTAGCTCAGAGCTGATAACAAATTTCAATAGGTTAAAATCGTCCAAATCGCAAATTCCTTCAAAAAGTTCTTCACTAATAATCATCCTCCCTTCCATTAGGATAAATAAGATTCTCTAGTGAAACATAATCTCCGCATAATTCTTCATATTCCTCAAAAAGCTTTAATCCAAAGGTGATAGCTTCAGGATTAGTTGAAACCAGCACTGCATTTTGATTAAACTGGCCAGATTTAGTATATAAAGCCAAAACAAAACACTTATCAGACACTGTAAAAGCCAATTGAATGTTATGGTCGTTAGGTTTTAATTTGACAAATCTATTCTTAATTCCAGGGCTTTTTGGAACATAATCAATAATGAAATTCTTTACAGCCTCTGAAACCTCATCAGGAAGTATTAATTCAACAGTGCAATCATTGTCTATCCAATAGCTAATAATATCATCATGTCGTGGATGGAAATAAGGGAAGATACCTTTTAAAAATTTAAATCCCATTAAAGAACGTTGAAAGATTTCAGTAGATTTAAATAAATCAATATTATTAGATTCAATTAGTCTAGAGCCTTCAAGAGCAGATAAATCCTTTATAGCTTCAGAGTTAATATCTATAAGAGACTGATTTAAGAAATCAGAATTCTCTCTTAAAAATGTGGCTGATTTGTTAAAATAGAGAATGCTGTTTAATTTCAGCCTTGTTTTATTATATAAATAAAATTTATCCTCTATGCTATAAATAAACTTTTTTTGCTCCAGCTTATTGATATTGTCAAGAATTGAACTGTAACTATAATTTGTAATTGCTTCTATCTGTTTTATTGAAGCAGAGGAATTATACAAGCAGCCTAAAATTTTTAAACGAATTTCAGAGTTAATAAGAAACTTTATATCCTCTTGAAGTTCAAGAAAATTTTCTTCTTCAAATCGATTTGTCAAAATATAACCTCCTCAAACTATACTTATATTTATATAATAAAAAATATTTAAACTTTATAATTGTTTAATAAATTAAGAATAAAATGAATAAATCTATAAAACTTAACTGAATTAATATATAAAATATAACGAAACTAAAAATTAGAGAAATATTTAATATTAAAAAAGAATATCTAAAAGCTAAAAAGAATTAGAGAAATATATAATATTAAAAAAGAATATCTAAAAGCTAAAAATTCTATAAAATTAAAATCAAGCAAAACAAAAAAATAATATAATTCTTAGACAAAAATAGTAAAATAAGAATAAAATGGCCTCAGATCGCCCATCATTCATCACATATCAGAGCTCATAGGGTTCATCACAGGCCATTTAATGAATTAAAGATAGTGAATCTAAAAGTTAAAATTAAATAAAAAAAAAATAAAAATTTAAAAAGTTAAAATATAAGAAGTTAAAAAGTTTAAACTTTAAGTTAAGAAATTAAGAACTAAAAAAATTTAAAAGAAGGTAAAAATAATCTTTTTTTAAAAAAAAAATAAAGAAAATGAAATTTTAGAGCAAGTTGGAGAACTATC
Encoded here:
- a CDS encoding helix-turn-helix transcriptional regulator, translated to MIISEELFEGICDLDDFNLLKFVISSELRLKILFSLYESSKSIKELESEINRKSGNISRGLNELKSCKLITKLPNKLFAISSTGFLVAKNLENLMDNMGSIESNGEFWENHSIKSIPNKFLKELSIFNNSTLVKSTITDFAKPINLYLENIKKSTYICMILPVFSKIFNDAVNDAIIEHDGYLDLVTTKNIYDLSIKSDSDNKIKSLVRDKKIKFYIVDDLPNIFFTVSDQFASLYLFFDDVVFDNSEMLLLEDDLNLNDAYRFYRFFKNEILK
- a CDS encoding NAD(P)-dependent alcohol dehydrogenase, yielding MATFKGFAMKRLNEIGWVEKEVPECGPMDAIIKPTCVSPCTSDIHTVWEGAIGDRRDMILGHEAVGEVVEVGSMVKKFKPGDRVIVPAITPDWDDEAAQRGFPSQTTEPLGGWKFSNFKDGVFGERFHVNMADANLTFIPDGLSDEGACMLTDMWSTGMMGSENANIPLGGTVLVIGIGAVGLSAIAGAKCLGAGRLFAAGTRPISVEVAKKYGATDIINYKNGPIDEQVRELTDGAGVDSVVIAGGNLENTWAEAIKSAKAGGTVSNVNYLSGADNVLIPRVEWGCGMSNINITNGLCPGGAVRMERLADLALCGRQDPELLVTHKFKGLEKIEDALLLMKDKPKDLIKPVVMLDID
- a CDS encoding helix-turn-helix transcriptional regulator; its protein translation is MTNRFEEENFLELQEDIKFLINSEIRLKILGCLYNSSASIKQIEAITNYSYSSILDNINKLEQKKFIYSIEDKFYLYNKTRLKLNSILYFNKSATFLRENSDFLNQSLIDINSEAIKDLSALEGSRLIESNNIDLFKSTEIFQRSLMGFKFLKGIFPYFHPRHDDIISYWIDNDCTVELILPDEVSEAVKNFIIDYVPKSPGIKNRFVKLKPNDHNIQLAFTVSDKCFVLALYTKSGQFNQNAVLVSTNPEAITFGLKLFEEYEELCGDYVSLENLIYPNGREDDY